From Vogesella sp. XCS3, the proteins below share one genomic window:
- a CDS encoding FAD-dependent monooxygenase has product MVEHVDIFIVGGGMVGTAIAARLGHSGLNIAVLEQQAPPAFDPDSPPDLRVSAISPASRALLERIGAWQHIEAMRSAPYQRMQVWETDRSAGTLFDAGEVDAANLGHIIENRIVQLACTQALQQHANIQLICPDSIQRLDIQAGGSRIELASGRSFVARLVIGADGAKSQVRDAASIGLNSHEYPMHAFVATVGIQGGERDITWQRFTPNGPQSLLPLPGDYASLVWYHQPQQVQQLLQLDDTALIAAFSREFPDALPTLTHVVSRGSFALIRRHAQDYVRAGVVLAGDAAHTIHPLAGQGVNLGFQDAEALCQVLEQAVQQGEDIASLAVLQRYQRQRMLPNHGMQRLMDAFCYGFSNDSGPLRFVRNLGLKLANHSGPVKKEVIRYALGLSTPDQLLPTPLALFKPRLKRA; this is encoded by the coding sequence ATGGTCGAACATGTAGATATCTTCATCGTGGGCGGCGGCATGGTGGGCACCGCCATCGCTGCCCGGCTGGGCCACAGCGGCCTGAACATCGCCGTGCTGGAACAGCAGGCACCACCGGCCTTCGACCCCGACAGCCCGCCTGACCTGCGCGTATCCGCCATCAGCCCGGCCTCGCGCGCGCTGCTGGAGCGCATCGGCGCCTGGCAACACATCGAAGCCATGCGTAGCGCCCCCTACCAGCGCATGCAGGTATGGGAAACCGACCGCAGCGCCGGCACGCTATTCGACGCCGGCGAAGTAGACGCGGCCAACCTGGGCCACATCATCGAAAACCGCATCGTGCAGCTGGCCTGCACCCAGGCACTGCAACAGCACGCCAACATCCAGCTGATCTGCCCGGACAGCATCCAGCGTCTGGACATCCAGGCCGGTGGCAGCCGTATCGAGCTGGCCAGCGGCCGCAGCTTTGTCGCACGCCTGGTCATCGGCGCCGACGGTGCCAAATCGCAAGTACGCGACGCCGCAAGCATCGGCCTCAACAGCCACGAGTACCCGATGCACGCCTTCGTGGCCACCGTCGGTATCCAGGGCGGCGAGCGCGACATCACCTGGCAGCGCTTCACCCCCAACGGCCCGCAATCGCTGCTGCCGCTACCGGGTGATTACGCTTCCCTGGTGTGGTACCACCAGCCGCAGCAGGTACAACAACTGCTGCAGCTGGACGATACCGCGCTAATCGCCGCATTTAGCCGCGAATTCCCCGACGCACTGCCCACCCTCACCCATGTCGTCAGCCGTGGCAGCTTTGCGCTGATCCGCCGCCACGCGCAAGACTACGTGCGCGCCGGCGTGGTGCTGGCCGGCGACGCCGCCCACACCATCCACCCGCTAGCCGGTCAGGGCGTCAACCTGGGCTTCCAGGACGCCGAGGCGCTGTGCCAGGTACTGGAGCAGGCCGTGCAGCAAGGCGAAGACATCGCCAGCCTGGCCGTACTGCAGCGCTACCAGCGCCAGCGCATGCTGCCCAATCACGGCATGCAACGCCTGATGGACGCCTTCTGCTACGGCTTCAGCAACGACAGCGGCCCGCTACGCTTCGTGCGTAACCTGGGCCTGAAGCTGGCCAACCACAGCGGCCCGGTGAAGAAAGAAGTCATCCGTTATGCACTAGGCCTCAGCACACCGGATCAGCTGCTACCCACACCGCTAGCGCTGTTCAAACCACGCCTGAAGCGTGCCTGA